Proteins from one Desulfobacterales bacterium genomic window:
- a CDS encoding SLC13 family permease: MSIWLVSIILVIVIYLLITEKLPVDVTSIGIIVVLMVTRLLPPLQAVLGFANPAVITVGAMFLISRGMIRTGAVGFIGQHFIAFSKGKPRLAMIITLLIVALASAFINNTPVVVLFIPIILSLSCEYNLSPSKFLIPISYASILAGTCTLIGTSTNIIVSDLSAMYGYGKIEMFELSSIGIPIAIIGLIIIYFGAPLLMPGHTAPTCELEDRKDRRYLAELEVPADSRLIGRDPKAFFAENYPSLEPFETIRGPHIFLPDRDSPSIAAGDLLLVKGSATDLVAILNDRVAELPHTDEGLNFSVNEEDALIVELIIPPQSSLLGERLLDTHLRGDPNTHIIAIKRRRVHYSAQKVGAVNLRIGDIILARCSKDKLDQLRTGTDFIIIEDVHHEIVHKKKARWAAAIFAALVVAATTGLADIMVCALTGVFLMVLTGCLQLRDSYRALQGDVLLLIVGTIALGAAMEKTGASQFYAQGFLSLFKGSSPAVVLGGIILLTSIGTQILSNNATAVLLLPVAVSTALSLGVNPKPFIIAVCFGASACFASPIGYQTNLLVYGPGNYRFSDYLKLGIPLNLLVIVMGTLLIPVFWPF; the protein is encoded by the coding sequence ATGTCAATCTGGTTGGTTTCTATCATATTGGTCATTGTTATTTATCTGCTGATCACGGAAAAACTGCCTGTTGACGTCACCTCAATCGGCATTATCGTCGTTTTGATGGTTACGCGGCTGCTGCCGCCCCTCCAGGCCGTTCTCGGTTTTGCCAATCCGGCCGTCATAACAGTGGGGGCCATGTTTCTGATCAGCCGGGGGATGATCCGCACCGGCGCCGTCGGCTTTATCGGCCAGCATTTTATCGCGTTTTCCAAGGGGAAACCGAGGCTTGCCATGATCATAACCCTTCTGATTGTTGCGCTGGCGTCTGCTTTTATCAACAACACGCCCGTCGTGGTACTTTTCATCCCTATCATTTTAAGCCTCAGCTGCGAATACAATCTCAGCCCCTCAAAGTTTTTAATACCGATTTCCTATGCATCGATCCTTGCCGGGACCTGTACGCTCATCGGCACCTCCACCAATATCATTGTCAGCGACCTGAGCGCCATGTACGGCTATGGTAAAATTGAGATGTTTGAACTGTCTTCCATCGGCATCCCCATAGCAATCATCGGCCTGATCATTATTTATTTCGGCGCCCCCCTGCTGATGCCGGGCCATACCGCCCCGACCTGCGAGCTTGAAGACCGCAAAGACAGGCGCTACCTTGCGGAACTGGAGGTGCCGGCTGACAGCCGGTTGATCGGCCGAGACCCGAAAGCCTTTTTTGCCGAAAATTATCCCTCTCTCGAACCTTTTGAAACAATACGGGGACCGCATATTTTCCTGCCGGACCGTGATAGCCCCAGCATTGCCGCTGGTGATCTTCTGCTGGTGAAGGGCTCGGCAACCGACCTGGTAGCCATTCTGAATGACCGGGTGGCTGAACTGCCGCACACGGACGAGGGACTTAACTTCAGCGTCAACGAGGAGGACGCGCTCATCGTCGAACTCATCATTCCGCCTCAATCCTCGTTGCTGGGCGAACGGCTGCTGGATACCCACCTCCGGGGCGACCCCAATACCCATATCATCGCCATCAAAAGACGGCGGGTTCATTACAGCGCCCAGAAGGTCGGGGCGGTCAACTTAAGAATCGGTGATATTATTCTGGCGCGATGTTCCAAGGACAAACTGGACCAGCTCCGCACGGGAACGGATTTTATTATTATTGAAGATGTTCATCACGAGATTGTTCATAAAAAGAAAGCCCGCTGGGCTGCCGCTATCTTCGCCGCACTGGTGGTTGCCGCAACCACCGGGCTGGCCGATATCATGGTCTGCGCCCTGACCGGTGTTTTCCTGATGGTTTTAACCGGTTGCCTGCAGCTGCGGGACTCCTACCGGGCCCTCCAAGGGGATGTATTGCTTCTGATTGTGGGAACGATCGCCCTGGGGGCCGCCATGGAAAAAACGGGCGCCTCCCAATTTTATGCTCAGGGCTTTTTAAGCCTTTTCAAGGGATCCAGCCCCGCTGTAGTCTTGGGGGGCATCATTCTGCTCACCAGCATCGGCACGCAAATCCTTAGCAATAACGCCACGGCCGTACTGCTGCTGCCCGTTGCCGTCTCCACCGCCCTGTCTCTGGGCGTAAACCCAAAACCGTTCATCATTGCCGTATGTTTCGGGGCCAGCGCCTGTTTTGCATCCCCCATCGGTTACCAGACCAATTTACTGGTATACGGCCCGGGGAATTATCGCTTCAGCGACTACTTGAAGCTCGGTATCCCATTGAACCTGCTGGTTATCGTCATGGGGACCCTGCTGATCCCTGTTTTCTGGCCTTTTTAA
- a CDS encoding GSCFA domain-containing protein — protein sequence MARSKVHPIHKFESWQVWPGSYHNPPADGRYPTPGNAGLKISPTTPIASMGSCFAREIRKVLISKGYNYITEETHHPAAVHASAAWERIYNSFSIRQIFEYTFEEWQPDLRWWRSPETNQIQDPFRRIILYDTLEKAEADFAQHRIHSRRALQKAELLILTLGLTEVWQDKADGSVICLPSGPYVNEGGDMSRYRFKVSRYQENLENLERIHKIMAEHNPDCQILVTVSPVHLWATFRNDLDVISASCNSKSTLRAAADEFAARHENVFYFPAFEMAAIYRPMTGQTLFATGKENFHVNAETVSFIMEQFFNFFADKD from the coding sequence ATGGCGCGTTCAAAGGTTCACCCGATTCACAAATTTGAGTCATGGCAGGTATGGCCGGGCTCATACCACAATCCGCCTGCCGATGGCCGCTACCCCACCCCCGGCAACGCTGGCCTTAAGATATCCCCCACGACGCCGATTGCTTCCATGGGTTCCTGTTTTGCCAGGGAAATCCGCAAAGTGCTCATCAGCAAAGGATACAACTATATCACCGAAGAAACCCATCATCCCGCTGCTGTTCATGCCAGCGCCGCATGGGAAAGGATTTACAACTCCTTTTCGATCCGGCAGATATTCGAATACACCTTTGAAGAGTGGCAGCCCGATCTTCGTTGGTGGCGTTCGCCGGAAACAAACCAGATCCAGGACCCTTTTCGCAGGATCATCCTGTATGACACCCTTGAAAAGGCCGAAGCCGACTTTGCGCAGCATCGCATTCATTCCCGGCGAGCACTCCAGAAGGCGGAATTATTGATTTTAACGCTGGGTCTGACTGAAGTCTGGCAAGATAAGGCCGATGGTTCGGTCATTTGCCTCCCCTCCGGACCTTATGTGAATGAAGGCGGCGACATGAGCCGGTACCGTTTCAAGGTGAGCCGGTACCAGGAGAATCTCGAAAACCTGGAACGCATCCATAAAATCATGGCCGAACACAACCCCGACTGCCAGATACTGGTAACGGTTTCGCCGGTTCACCTTTGGGCTACTTTTCGTAATGATCTGGATGTTATCAGCGCCAGCTGCAATTCGAAATCGACTCTGCGGGCGGCTGCTGATGAATTTGCGGCGCGCCACGAAAATGTATTCTACTTCCCTGCATTTGAGATGGCGGCCATTTATCGACCCATGACCGGCCAGACATTGTTTGCAACCGGAAAAGAAAATTTTCATGTAAACGCTGAAACCGTCAGCTTTATCATGGAGCAATTTTTCAACTTCTTTGCGGACAAGGACTGA